From a region of the Bacillaceae bacterium S4-13-56 genome:
- the sigB gene encoding RNA polymerase sigma factor SigB, protein MATKSQPHNNREDEVYQWISVLQKNPQDEETQEKIVVSYKHLVESIARKYSKSSPIHEDLVQVGMLGLLAAIRRYDPSLGKSFESFAIPTIIGEIKRFIRDKTWSVHVPRRIKELGPKIRNAVEELTTDLQRSPTVPEIAKHIGASEEEILETMEMGKSYKALSVDRKIEADFDGSTVTILDLIGKQENGFEHVNQQLLLEKILPILSEREQEILRYTYFENLSQKETGELLGISQMHVSRLQRRALRKLRAALQTETSEVYY, encoded by the coding sequence ATGGCGACCAAATCTCAACCACACAATAACCGTGAGGATGAGGTTTACCAATGGATTTCTGTGCTACAAAAAAATCCACAGGATGAGGAAACTCAAGAGAAAATCGTAGTGTCCTATAAGCATCTTGTGGAATCAATCGCAAGGAAATATTCAAAAAGTAGTCCCATTCATGAAGACTTAGTTCAAGTAGGAATGTTAGGGTTACTAGCAGCCATCCGTAGGTATGACCCATCTTTAGGTAAATCATTTGAATCATTTGCCATCCCTACCATTATTGGTGAAATCAAAAGATTTATTCGCGATAAGACATGGAGTGTCCATGTTCCAAGAAGAATAAAGGAATTAGGTCCGAAAATTCGGAATGCTGTGGAGGAGCTGACCACTGATCTTCAACGTTCACCTACAGTGCCAGAAATTGCAAAGCATATCGGAGCTTCTGAAGAAGAAATACTAGAGACAATGGAAATGGGAAAAAGTTACAAAGCCCTTTCTGTTGATCGAAAAATTGAAGCGGATTTCGATGGAAGTACCGTGACCATCCTTGATCTAATTGGGAAGCAGGAGAACGGGTTTGAACATGTTAATCAACAGCTACTTCTAGAAAAAATCCTTCCTATTTTATCGGAAAGAGAACAGGAAATATTACGATATACCTATTTTGAAAATTTAAGTCAAAAAGAAACCGGAGAATTATTAGGAATTTCTCAAATGCATGTATCCCGATTACAACGAAGAGCCCTTCGTAAACTTCGAGCAGCTCTTCAAACGGAAACATCGGAGGTCTATTATTGA
- the rsbW gene encoding anti-sigma B factor RsbW: MEEQFDFIELKVPAKPEYVGVVRLSVSGIANRLGFSYDDIEDMKVAISEAITNAVKHAYNETGEGEVTIGFGIYMNRLEIMVSDRGESFKLEEVKKEIGPYKETEDVRGLREGGFGLYLIHTLMDKVEINNNSGVIVLMTKYLTENEVGFNGDQISTTQ; this comes from the coding sequence ATGGAGGAACAATTTGATTTCATTGAACTGAAGGTTCCTGCTAAACCAGAGTATGTGGGAGTGGTAAGATTAAGTGTTTCTGGGATTGCGAACCGCCTAGGTTTTTCCTATGATGATATTGAAGATATGAAGGTCGCTATTTCAGAAGCGATCACAAATGCAGTAAAGCACGCTTATAATGAAACTGGTGAGGGAGAAGTCACCATTGGCTTTGGAATATACATGAATCGTTTAGAGATCATGGTCTCTGACCGAGGGGAAAGTTTTAAATTAGAAGAGGTTAAAAAAGAAATAGGCCCCTATAAAGAAACGGAGGATGTAAGAGGATTACGTGAGGGGGGCTTTGGTCTTTACTTGATTCATACATTGATGGATAAGGTTGAAATTAATAATAATTCAGGAGTGATCGTCCTTATGACCAAATACCTTACAGAGAATGAGGTGGGGTTTAATGGCGACCAAATCTCAACCACACAATAA